One Simkaniaceae bacterium DNA window includes the following coding sequences:
- a CDS encoding 2,3-bisphosphoglycerate-dependent phosphoglycerate mutase, which produces MKKAILVLLRHGQSVWNKKNLFTGWIDVPLSPEGIEEAIKAGHQINQIDFAAVFTSVLIRAQTTATLAMSVHTHERVLAFQHDDPMMKKNARVYSENAKEQLIPVFTSWHLNERMYGSLQGMDKDEARARFGKEQVQIWRRSFDVAPPEGESLEMTMERTLPYFEEHILPYLKRGENVLISAHGNSLRSIVYAIEGMTKEEILHFEIPTGMPLYYEYANDRYEKRG; this is translated from the coding sequence ATGAAAAAAGCGATTTTAGTACTACTGCGTCATGGACAGTCAGTTTGGAATAAAAAAAATCTTTTTACGGGGTGGATTGACGTTCCTTTGAGCCCTGAGGGGATAGAAGAAGCGATCAAGGCGGGTCATCAAATTAATCAAATTGATTTTGCTGCCGTATTCACTTCCGTATTGATTCGGGCCCAAACAACGGCAACACTCGCTATGAGTGTGCATACGCACGAGCGGGTGCTTGCGTTTCAACACGACGATCCGATGATGAAAAAAAATGCGCGGGTTTATTCGGAGAACGCAAAAGAGCAGCTCATCCCCGTATTTACGAGCTGGCATCTCAATGAGAGAATGTATGGCAGTTTACAGGGGATGGATAAGGATGAGGCGCGTGCCCGGTTTGGTAAAGAACAGGTCCAAATTTGGCGTCGCAGTTTTGATGTAGCTCCTCCTGAAGGTGAAAGCTTAGAAATGACAATGGAGAGGACTTTGCCTTATTTTGAAGAGCATATTTTGCCTTATTTAAAGAGAGGGGAAAATGTTTTAATCTCAGCTCATGGAAATTCCCTTCGATCCATTGTGTATGCAATTGAGGGGATGACAAAGGAAGAGATTTTACATTTTGAGATTCCCACGGGCATGCCGCTTTACTATGAATATGCCAATGATCGCTATGAGAAAAGAGGTTGA